The following proteins come from a genomic window of Pseudomonas sp. MAG733B:
- the truA gene encoding tRNA pseudouridine(38-40) synthase TruA, with amino-acid sequence MAAEGFYRIALGVEYKGSRYRGWQRQASGVLTVQETLENALSKVADSPVSLLCAGRTDAGVHACGQVVHFDTQVERSMKAWVMGANINLPHDVSVSWAKVMPAHFHARFKAIARRYRYVIYNDQIRPAHLNEEITWNHRPLDVERMAEAAQYLVGTHDFSAFRAGQCQAKSPIKELHHLRVTRHGKMIVLDIRASAFLHHMVRNIAGVLMTIGAGERPVEWMKEVLESRIRRSGGVTAHPFGLYLVQVEYRDEFELPERYIGPHFLTGFSELDG; translated from the coding sequence CTGGCAGCCGAGGGCTTTTACCGGATCGCGTTGGGCGTCGAATACAAAGGCTCGCGCTATCGCGGCTGGCAGCGCCAGGCCTCCGGCGTGCTCACCGTGCAGGAAACCCTCGAAAACGCCTTGTCCAAAGTCGCCGATTCGCCGGTTTCGCTGCTGTGCGCCGGGCGTACCGACGCTGGCGTGCATGCTTGCGGACAGGTGGTGCATTTCGATACCCAGGTCGAGCGATCGATGAAAGCCTGGGTCATGGGCGCCAACATCAACCTGCCGCACGACGTCAGTGTCAGTTGGGCCAAGGTCATGCCGGCGCACTTCCATGCGCGGTTCAAGGCCATCGCCCGGCGTTATCGCTACGTGATCTACAACGATCAGATCCGTCCGGCGCACCTGAACGAAGAAATCACCTGGAACCACCGTCCGCTGGACGTCGAGCGCATGGCCGAAGCGGCGCAATATCTGGTGGGCACCCACGATTTCAGCGCTTTCCGCGCCGGCCAGTGCCAGGCCAAGTCGCCGATCAAGGAGCTGCATCACCTGCGCGTCACGCGCCACGGCAAGATGATCGTGCTGGATATCCGTGCCAGTGCCTTTCTGCACCACATGGTGCGCAACATCGCCGGTGTGCTGATGACCATCGGTGCCGGCGAGCGTCCGGTGGAGTGGATGAAAGAAGTGCTGGAAAGCCGAATCCGCCGTTCCGGCGGGGTAACGGCGCATCCGTTTGGGCTGTATCTGGTGCAGGTCGAGTACCGCGACGAGTTCGAATTGCCCGAGCGTTACATTGGCCCACACTTCCTCACCGGTTTCTCCGAACTTGACGGCTGA
- a CDS encoding phosphoribosylanthranilate isomerase — MSAVRSKICGITRIEDALAAVEAGADAIGFVFYAKSPRAVTFQQARAIVKALPPFVTTVGLFVNASRAELSEILDAVPLDLLQFHGDETAAECESWDRPYIKALRVKAGDDIAAACEAYPSASGILLDAYVEGIPGGTGEAFDWSLIPQGLSKPIILAGGLTPDNVADAVARVRPYAVDVSGGVEASKGIKDHAKIQAFIKAAAGKL; from the coding sequence ATGTCAGCCGTTCGCAGCAAGATTTGCGGGATTACCCGCATAGAAGATGCGTTGGCAGCGGTCGAAGCCGGGGCCGATGCCATCGGATTTGTGTTTTACGCCAAGAGCCCGCGGGCGGTGACGTTCCAGCAGGCGCGCGCGATCGTCAAGGCGCTGCCGCCGTTTGTCACGACCGTCGGTTTGTTCGTCAATGCCAGCCGTGCCGAGTTGAGCGAGATCCTCGATGCCGTGCCGCTGGACCTGTTGCAGTTCCATGGCGATGAAACCGCCGCGGAGTGCGAAAGCTGGGATCGTCCGTACATCAAAGCGTTGCGGGTCAAGGCCGGCGACGACATTGCCGCGGCGTGCGAGGCTTATCCGAGTGCCAGCGGCATTCTGCTCGACGCCTATGTCGAAGGCATTCCCGGCGGAACCGGCGAGGCGTTCGACTGGTCTCTGATACCTCAAGGCTTGAGCAAGCCGATCATTCTCGCGGGTGGATTGACCCCGGATAACGTCGCCGATGCAGTGGCCCGGGTCCGGCCTTATGCCGTGGATGTCAGCGGCGGGGTAGAGGCGAGCAAGGGCATCAAGGATCACGCAAAGATTCAGGCATTTATCAAAGCGGCTGCAGGAAAGTTGTAG
- the accD gene encoding acetyl-CoA carboxylase, carboxyltransferase subunit beta, protein MSNWLVDKLIPSIMRSEVKKSSVPEGLWHKCPSCEAVLYRPELEKTLDVCPKCNHHMRIGARARIDIFLDVEGRTELGADLEPVDRLKFRDGKKYKDRLTAAQKQTGEKDALVSMSGTLLGMPVVVSAFEFSFMGGSMGAIVGERFVRAANYALEKRCPMICFSASGGARMQEALISLMQMAKTSAVLARLREEGIPFISVLTDPVYGGVSASLAMLGDVIVGEPKALIGFAGPRVIEQTVREKLPEGFQRSEFLLEHGAIDMIVHRQELRPRLGNLLAQMMGLPTPKFVAAPIEPIVVPPVPANI, encoded by the coding sequence ATGAGCAACTGGTTAGTAGACAAACTGATCCCTTCGATCATGCGTTCCGAGGTCAAGAAGAGCTCGGTGCCTGAAGGTCTTTGGCACAAATGCCCGTCTTGCGAGGCTGTGCTGTATCGTCCAGAGCTTGAAAAAACCCTGGACGTTTGCCCCAAGTGCAACCATCACATGCGTATTGGCGCACGCGCCCGTATCGACATTTTCCTCGACGTCGAAGGCCGTACCGAGCTGGGCGCGGACCTGGAGCCGGTTGACCGTCTGAAATTCCGTGACGGCAAGAAGTACAAGGATCGCCTGACCGCTGCACAAAAGCAGACCGGCGAAAAAGACGCACTGGTCTCCATGAGCGGTACGCTGCTGGGCATGCCGGTGGTGGTTTCGGCGTTCGAATTCTCCTTCATGGGTGGTTCGATGGGCGCCATCGTCGGTGAGCGCTTCGTGCGCGCCGCCAACTACGCGCTGGAAAAACGCTGCCCGATGATCTGCTTCTCCGCCTCTGGTGGTGCGCGGATGCAGGAAGCGCTGATCTCCCTGATGCAAATGGCCAAGACCTCCGCGGTACTGGCGCGTCTGCGTGAAGAAGGCATTCCGTTCATCTCCGTACTGACCGACCCGGTCTACGGCGGTGTTTCCGCCAGTCTGGCGATGCTGGGCGACGTGATCGTCGGCGAGCCGAAAGCCCTGATCGGTTTTGCCGGTCCGCGCGTGATCGAGCAAACCGTGCGCGAAAAACTGCCGGAAGGCTTCCAGCGCAGCGAGTTCCTGCTGGAGCACGGCGCCATCGACATGATCGTTCACCGTCAGGAGCTGCGTCCGCGCCTGGGCAACCTGCTGGCACAAATGATGGGCCTGCCGACGCCGAAATTCGTCGCTGCGCCAATCGAGCCGATCGTCGTTCCGCCGGTGCCTGCCAACATATGA